A stretch of Onychomys torridus chromosome 2, mOncTor1.1, whole genome shotgun sequence DNA encodes these proteins:
- the LOC118577942 gene encoding PRAME family member 12-like: MSIKNTPTLQQLAVQSLVRNQALAISALKSMPMNLFPTLFKEAFDGRHMGLLKAMVAAWPFSRLPVGALMKTPDVEALQAVLDGLDLLLSQKVRPRRWNLQVLDLRNVHQDFWDIWTGTQEEAYSTETGSEEQVGRALPRYALRWRLKVVTDFSFRFHLKDHQTCLLQWAQQRKGSVRLCCLKMTICAFPVEIIKEVLDIFQPHYIEELALFTNQVLPFLGHLGSCLGRMRNLHKFHLTHIYLNTDRVVNTLKDTEEKCTIRFLSQFSKLKCLQHFSMNGVYISSDHMKQLFRCLKTPLESLCITLRQLSQSDLKYLSQCQRLCHLKHLNLNGVDLSELCPTDLRVLLENVADTLQNLMLMNCRMKDSQLSALLPALSKCSQLTRANFCDNDLSMAVLRDLLQSMANLSKLTVELYPAPLECYDPQGYILVEKFTQVCPELLDILTAQRQPKTIAFATCICLECCRRYVYDMESRLCWC, from the exons ATGAGTATCAAGAACACACCCACACTCCAGCAGCTGGCAGTGCAGAGCCTGGTAAGGAACCAGGCCTTGGCCATCTCTGCCCTGAAGTCCATGCCAATGAATTTATTCCCAACACTCTTCAAGGAGGCCTTCGATGGTAGACACATGGGGCTATTGAAGGCAATGGTGGCGGCCTGGCCCTTTTCTCGCCTCCCTGTGGGGGCCCTGATGAAGACCCCAGATGTAGAGGCATTGCAAGCTGTTCTGGATGGCCTAGATCTGCTGCTGTCGCAGAAGGTTCGTCCCAG GCGGTGGAACCTGCAAGTACTTGACTTGAGGAATGTGCACCAGGATTTCTGGGATATATGGACTGGAACACAGGAAGAAGCTTACTCAACAGAGACTGGGAGTGAAGAGCAAGTAGGCAGGGCCCTTCCTAGATACGCACTGAGGTGGCGTTTGAAGGTGGTCACTGACTTTAGCTTCAGGTTCCACCTGAAAGATCACCAAACATGCTTGTTGCAGTGGGCCCAGCAGAGAAAAGGCTCTGTGCGGCTGTGCTGTCTGAAGATGACTATTTGTGCCTTCCCTGTGGAGATTATCAAGGAGGTCTTGGACATTTTCCAGCCACACTACATTGAGGAACTGGCACTGTTCACAAACCAGGTTCTGCCCTTCCTGGGTCACTTGGGATCTTGCCTTGGCCGAATGAGAAATCTTCACAAATTCCATCTAACTCACATCTACTTGAACACAGACAGGGTTGTAAATACTTTGAAAGACACAGAGGAGAAGTGTACGATCAGGTTCCTTTCTCAGTTCTCCAAACTCAAGTGTCTCCAGCATTTCTCTATGAATGGAGTCTACATTTCCTCTGACCACATGAAACAGTTGTTCAG ATGCCTGAAGACCCCCTTGGAGTCCTTGTGCATCACTCTTCGTCAGCTCTCACAGTCAGACCTGAAATACTTGTCACAGTGTCAGAGGCTCTGTCACCTGAAACACCTGAACCTGAATGGTGTAGATTTATCTGAGTTATGTCCCACAGATCTCCGAGTTCTCCTAGAGAATGTAGCAGACACACTGCAGAACCTGATGTTAATGAACTGCAGgatgaaggactctcagctcaGTGCCCTCTTGCCTGCCCTAAGCAAGTGCTCCCAGCTCACCAGGGCCAATTTCTGTGATAATGACTTGTCCATGGCTGTTCTGAGGGACCTTCTGCAAAGCATGGCCAATCTAAGCAAGTTGACTGTAGAGCTCTACCCTGCCCCTCTAGAGTGCTATGATCCTCAGGGTTATATTCTTGTAGAGAAATTTACCCAAGTATGTCCTGAGCTCCTGGATATACTCACTGCCCAAAGGCAGCCCAAGACCATAGCCTTTGCTACATGCATCTGCCTTGAATGCTGCAGGCGCTATGTTTATGACATGGAGAGCAGACTTTGTTGGTGTTAG